The following DNA comes from bacterium.
TAATTGCTCTAACTTGGCTTCACTTTTAATTCTTTTAAGAGCTAACTCACAATATTTTTTATCTATTTCAACACCAATTCCAATTCTTCTTGTCAAAGCACAAGCGATTAATGTTGAGCCACTACCTAAAAATGGATCAAGAATTACATCACCTACATAAG
Coding sequences within:
- a CDS encoding site-specific DNA-methyltransferase, translating into TNGVWTFPGESKKRVNHPAPFPVELPKRCIKLFSYVGDVILDPFLGSGSTLIACALTRRIGIGVEIDKKYCELALKRIKSEAKLEQL